One Gambusia affinis linkage group LG15, SWU_Gaff_1.0, whole genome shotgun sequence genomic window carries:
- the LOC122845425 gene encoding phospholipase A2 inhibitor gamma subunit B-like gives MKLIGSLTLIWTLCRTAEALSCYNCTDPRCASPGKQTCSSSESMCITASILASEKQLIYKGCGSASECLSSGNTTFSLSTGETTIVASALCCNTSDCNNSTLPVPASPVPNTLQCVSCDLADCRNISCSGEESQCFTSTLNIDNQAYPFMGCMTRNLCNADLGSLLQEDNLPLNISRLSCCGNSLCNSPPVPPMKPVPLAKPTPTSGGSGVKLELLQLLLGLLVCTLINDKSMQGW, from the exons ATGAAGCTGATCGGTTCTCTGACTCTGATCTGGACCCTCTGTAGAACAG CTGAAGCTCTGAGCTGTTATAACTGCACAGACCCACGTTGTGCCAGCCCAGGAAAACAGACATGCTCCTCATCTGAGTCGATGTGCATAACAGCATCTATCCTTG cttCAGAAAAACAGCTCATTTATAAAGGCTGTGGATCTGCCTCTGAGTGTCTGAGCTCAGGCAATACAACCTTTTCACTCAGCACAGGTGAGACGACTATCGTAGCATCTGCTCTGTGCTGCAACACCAGCGACTGCAACAACTCAACACTCCCTG TCCCTGCTTCTCCAGTGCCAAACACCCTGCAGTGTGTCTCCTGTGACCTCGCTGACTGCAGAAATATCAGTTGCTCAGGAGAGGAGAGTCAGTGCTTCACATCAACCT TGAATATTGACAACCAAGCTTATCCATTTATGGGCTGCATGACTCGTAACCTGTGTAACGCCGACCTGGGTAGCCTGCTCCAGGAAGACAACCTTCCTCTCAACATCAGCAGACTGAGCTGCTGTGGAAACAGTTTGTGCAACAGTCCACCAGTACCACCAATGAAACCAGTACCACTAGCGAAGCCTACACCAACCAGTGGTGGTTCTGGTGTGAAACTggagctgctccagctgctgcttgGTTTGCTGGTCTGCACTCTAATCAATGACAAATCAATGCAAGGCTGGTAG
- the nhp2 gene encoding H/ACA ribonucleoprotein complex subunit 2-like protein: MTKVKREKVSDGEEAAAAEAGGPERSYAELVAHLNPIAQPLASRKLSKKLYKCVKKAAKGKNIRRGVKEVQKFINKGEKGIVVLAGDTLPIDVYSHLPVMCEDRNLPYAYIPSKVDLGSSAGSKRPTCVILIKPHADYQDAYDECLDEVSHLPKPL, encoded by the exons ATGACTAAAGTGAAGAGGGAGAAGGTTTCGGACGGAGAGGAAGCCGCGGCGGCGGAAGCGGGGGGACCCGAGCGGAGCTACGCCGAGCTGGTCGCTCACCTCAACCCCATCGCCCAGCCGCTGGCCTCCAGGAAGCTCAGCAAGAAGCTCTACAAGTGCGTGAAGAAAG CCGCGAAGGGGAAGAACATCCGGCGGGGAGTCAAGGAGGTCCAGAAGTTCATCAACAAAGGAGAGAAAGG CATAGTGGTTCTGGCCGGAGACACGCTGCCCATCGACGTCTACAGCCACCTTCCGGTCATGTGTGAGGACCGCAACCTGCCCTACGCCTACATCCCGTCTAAAGTG GATCTGGGCTCTTCCGCCGGCTCCAAGCGGCCGACCTGCGTCATCCTGATCAAACCACACGCCGACTACCAGGACGCCTATGATGAGTGTCTGGATGAGGTGTCTCACCTGCCCAAACCGCTCTGA
- the LOC122845427 gene encoding cornifelin homolog B-like, producing MSWTVSTPPQAAVLVSSEEGDWSTGICDCCQDKKQCCFAFCCCPCFACRTTRKFGQCLCLPLLDALGCVRPIAMSVRVSLRQRYGIRGSLCSDCLCSTFCLPCVWCQMATEMERRKLPTVLSDIISR from the exons ATGAGCTGGACCGTCTCCACGCCGCCGCAGGCCGCCGTGCTGGTTTCCTCTGAGGAGGGCGACTGGTCCACCGGGATCTGCGACTGCTGCCAAGACAAGAAGCAAT GCTGCTTCGCCTTCTGCTGCTGCCCCTGCTTCGCCTGTCGGACCACCAGGAAGTTCGGCCAGTGCCTCTGCCTCCCCCTGCTGGACGCTCTGGGCTGCGTCCGTCCCATCGCCATGTCCGTCAGGGTGTCTCTGCGCCAACGCTACGGCATCAGA GGCAGCTTGTGCAGCGACTGCTTGTGCTCCACCTTCTGCCTTCCCTGCGTTTGGTGCCAGATGGCCAcagagatggagaggaggaaACTCCCGACTGTTctcagtgacatcatcagcaGATGA